The proteins below come from a single Bacillus horti genomic window:
- a CDS encoding phosphotransferase, producing MKEKKKVKLLAKEFGIKVKRSTSTYKGVHQVELKNGQRLCLKKISYPIKRLRWIDSVLQQIRQEGFGNLAWRNAQKSYGKKLFVRLDPKSPPYALMPWIKGRWPNPLSLEDMKRCGETLAHFHLAGKSIKPEAEKSVNKLQTWTGELEGKKQLLAQKIKSAIQHEKKSGLAHFFNKNQAEILQYATQSSALLASSPYQEECRKPYTQVCHGDGGPSNFIFTSSQVYLIDFETLRLDLPAYDLYRVIYNSCKDYGWNFAIAEAILNGYHSVVKLKPIDLELAKVWLRFPRTIELLFKKWPKTAHQKRKLLKQYKRALGVERKMGDFLSRLDQYGEKLKPTRRLR from the coding sequence ATGAAGGAGAAAAAGAAAGTAAAGCTTTTAGCTAAAGAATTTGGAATAAAAGTTAAAAGATCAACCTCCACGTACAAAGGTGTCCATCAGGTTGAACTAAAAAACGGGCAGAGACTTTGCTTAAAGAAAATCTCATATCCAATAAAAAGACTGCGTTGGATCGATTCTGTTCTGCAACAAATCAGACAGGAAGGGTTTGGAAATCTAGCTTGGCGTAATGCTCAAAAATCCTATGGGAAAAAGCTATTTGTCAGATTAGATCCAAAAAGTCCACCTTATGCGTTAATGCCGTGGATAAAAGGACGCTGGCCAAATCCACTATCATTGGAAGATATGAAGCGGTGTGGTGAAACTCTTGCTCACTTTCATTTGGCGGGTAAATCTATAAAACCTGAAGCTGAAAAATCCGTAAACAAGCTACAAACGTGGACGGGAGAGCTAGAAGGTAAAAAACAGCTGCTTGCTCAGAAAATCAAATCAGCTATCCAGCATGAAAAGAAAAGTGGCCTTGCTCACTTTTTTAACAAAAATCAAGCTGAAATATTACAGTATGCCACACAGTCTTCTGCTTTGCTTGCCTCTAGTCCATATCAAGAAGAATGCAGAAAACCATACACGCAGGTTTGTCATGGAGATGGCGGTCCATCTAACTTTATATTTACTTCCTCTCAGGTTTACTTAATTGATTTTGAAACGTTACGTTTAGATCTACCAGCATACGATCTGTATCGAGTCATCTATAATAGTTGTAAGGACTACGGCTGGAACTTCGCTATTGCTGAAGCTATTTTGAATGGTTACCATTCCGTTGTAAAATTAAAGCCAATAGATCTTGAATTGGCTAAGGTTTGGCTTAGATTTCCTCGAACAATAGAGCTTCTTTTTAAAAAATGGCCAAAAACAGCTCATCAAAAAAGAAAGCTACTTAAGCAATACAAACGCGCACTAGGTGTTGAAAGGAAAATGGGAGACTTCCTAAGTCGTTTGGATCAGTACGGGGAAAAACTAAAGCCAACTAGAAGACTACGCTAG
- a CDS encoding glycosyltransferase family 4 protein, producing MKVNKTVWVMSNEYAPQIIGGLGTVTTQLTRALDKEKVKIVVLTSGQSFDQLLEQDQSTPLYRFPYTQAYYNSKKRFFKVDPVVKYMEQSGVNLPTLIHIHSMEFVEIALYYKRKYNCPIVYSCHSLIDRDTKRYSLVLQKKMLRQASCIVVPSIWQKNDLGRRYPFAKKRTKVVRHGVNLVQASSTASHSKLLFVGRVVPNKGVEELIRAISILKKRNRNVQLDIIGKGSVNYMKRLHQIARRYKVSANVNTRGFYPPDQIQTLITQYGAMVMPSKTESFGLVALEAMASQVPLVSTRSGGLKDFVRSTRAQIIPNVNSKSIAKAIQNMWSKPNLTAKRVKHAYNYAQRNSWSQIAKSYMEIFNRLQ from the coding sequence ATGAAAGTGAATAAGACAGTATGGGTCATGTCGAATGAATATGCCCCACAAATCATTGGAGGCTTAGGAACGGTAACGACACAGCTAACAAGAGCATTAGATAAAGAGAAAGTAAAAATCGTTGTATTAACATCTGGTCAATCATTTGATCAATTGCTTGAGCAGGATCAAAGTACTCCACTGTATAGATTTCCTTATACTCAGGCGTACTATAATAGTAAAAAACGTTTTTTTAAAGTCGATCCTGTTGTAAAATATATGGAACAGTCTGGAGTGAACCTACCTACTTTGATTCATATCCACAGTATGGAGTTTGTCGAGATCGCTTTGTATTATAAAAGAAAGTACAACTGTCCAATTGTGTATAGCTGTCACTCTTTAATTGATAGAGACACAAAAAGATACTCTCTTGTTTTACAGAAAAAAATGCTTAGACAAGCCAGTTGCATTGTAGTTCCTAGTATTTGGCAAAAGAATGATCTTGGAAGGAGATATCCCTTCGCAAAAAAGAGAACAAAGGTTGTTAGACACGGTGTAAATCTAGTACAGGCTTCATCAACCGCATCTCATTCAAAGCTACTTTTTGTTGGACGAGTGGTTCCAAATAAAGGTGTAGAGGAGTTAATTAGAGCGATTAGTATTTTGAAGAAAAGAAACAGGAATGTACAATTAGATATTATTGGAAAGGGTTCTGTAAATTACATGAAACGCTTGCATCAAATAGCTCGCCGTTATAAGGTTTCTGCTAACGTAAATACACGGGGTTTTTACCCTCCTGATCAGATTCAGACACTCATTACTCAATATGGGGCCATGGTTATGCCAAGCAAAACAGAATCCTTTGGATTAGTTGCTCTAGAAGCGATGGCAAGTCAGGTACCGTTAGTATCTACTCGTTCTGGAGGCTTAAAGGACTTTGTGAGATCAACAAGAGCTCAGATTATTCCAAACGTTAACAGCAAGTCTATCGCAAAAGCCATTCAAAACATGTGGAGTAAACCGAATCTCACGGCCAAACGAGTTAAGCATGCATACAACTATGCTCAGAGGAATAGCTGGTCACAAATAGCGAAAAGCTATATGGAGATTTTCAACCGCTTACAATAA
- a CDS encoding GntR family transcriptional regulator — translation MKYSLDESKPIFIQIAEGIEDEIINGSLKEGGQVPSTNQFASYYQINPATAAKGINLLVEEKIIYKKRGIGMFVSEGAKAKVLEKRKEQFFADYVLAMLKEAQKLNISSYELIKWIESHKQEGNDHEGN, via the coding sequence ATGAAATATTCTCTTGATGAATCAAAGCCAATTTTTATTCAAATTGCGGAAGGTATTGAGGATGAAATTATAAATGGATCGCTTAAGGAAGGAGGGCAGGTCCCTTCAACTAATCAATTTGCTTCCTATTATCAAATCAACCCTGCTACAGCGGCTAAAGGAATTAACTTACTTGTAGAAGAGAAGATCATTTACAAGAAGAGAGGGATTGGAATGTTTGTTTCTGAGGGAGCAAAGGCAAAAGTTTTGGAAAAAAGAAAGGAGCAGTTTTTTGCGGATTATGTCCTAGCTATGCTTAAAGAAGCGCAGAAGCTGAATATTTCATCATATGAGCTAATCAAATGGATAGAATCCCACAAACAGGAGGGAAATGATCATGAAGGCAATTGA
- a CDS encoding NUDIX hydrolase has product MGYVEALRKLVGHRPLIFVGAVVIIVDEQGRLLLQQRRVPYGKWGLPGGLMELGESTEETARREVFEETNLKVGKLHLINVYSGANQFIKAENGDEFYVVTIAYYTNEVHGELIADKEEAIQFRYVTPEEIPDDMVKSHRRMLNDFFKMKNT; this is encoded by the coding sequence ATGGGTTATGTTGAAGCTTTAAGAAAGCTTGTTGGGCACAGGCCATTAATTTTTGTTGGTGCCGTCGTTATTATAGTGGACGAGCAAGGTAGACTGTTGCTCCAGCAGAGGAGAGTTCCCTACGGTAAATGGGGCCTCCCTGGTGGTTTAATGGAGCTAGGTGAATCAACAGAGGAAACGGCTCGTCGTGAAGTGTTTGAAGAAACCAATCTAAAGGTAGGAAAGCTTCATTTAATCAACGTCTATTCTGGTGCAAATCAGTTTATTAAAGCGGAAAACGGGGATGAGTTTTACGTTGTTACGATAGCGTACTATACGAATGAGGTTCATGGTGAGCTTATTGCGGATAAGGAGGAAGCTATTCAATTTAGATATGTTACGCCAGAAGAAATTCCTGATGATATGGTGAAAAGTCATAGACGGATGCTTAATGATTTCTTTAAAATGAAAAACACATAG
- a CDS encoding B12-binding domain-containing radical SAM protein, with the protein MNVVVSTLNAKYIHTCLALRYLKSYAEPEFPIQMKEYTIKDPVMNIVSDLYSLKPDVIGFSCYIWNIEQTLPIISMLKKVLPQVKIILGGPEVSYDVSYWMERTNDIDFIVVGEGEETFKHLLAELQGEQKYHLVFGLAYRSRTGETIVNPPRPKLDLTTLPSPFRFNEDLEDLSKRIVYIETSRGCPFSCQFCLSSIEVGVRYFDIEQMKKEILFLIANGAKLIKFVDRTFNIKRDYALEMFQFLIDHHQGCVFQFEITADIMRPEVIEFLNEHAPEGIFRFEIGVQSTNDFTNELVKRKQNFSKLSRTVTLVREGKKITQHLDLIAGLPEEDYDSFKKTFNDVYDLEPEELQLGFLKMLRGTGVRLQAEKHDYVFMDHAPYEILSNNVLSFSDMVRIKQVEDILEKYWNAHRMDQTIKYLTSYTFPTPFDFFQQFGTYWEEQGWSKIGHQLEDLFQRLHQFLVEQSVQDIEIIESLMKYDFFIHHKYKPRKVWWNSSLDKSERAKLLHAVSESPTLISESFAQLGLREQELHKHVMLDRVVFDLDTYFDTGVVLRKPTYLFVYFDPTETKALPFTSSQMI; encoded by the coding sequence ATGAACGTTGTTGTAAGTACGCTAAACGCAAAATATATTCATACCTGTCTTGCTCTTCGTTATCTGAAAAGCTATGCAGAGCCAGAATTTCCTATACAAATGAAGGAATACACCATTAAAGATCCAGTTATGAACATTGTTTCAGATCTATATTCTTTAAAACCAGATGTGATTGGATTCAGCTGTTATATATGGAATATTGAACAAACGCTACCGATTATCAGTATGCTAAAAAAAGTTTTACCTCAGGTTAAGATCATCTTAGGAGGTCCTGAGGTTTCTTATGATGTGTCCTATTGGATGGAACGCACCAATGATATTGATTTTATCGTCGTTGGGGAGGGTGAGGAAACGTTTAAGCACCTACTAGCCGAGCTTCAGGGTGAGCAAAAATATCATCTTGTATTTGGATTAGCGTATCGTTCTCGTACAGGTGAAACGATTGTTAATCCCCCAAGACCAAAGCTTGACCTAACAACCCTCCCTTCTCCTTTTCGTTTTAATGAGGATTTAGAAGATTTATCCAAAAGGATTGTTTATATTGAGACAAGCCGTGGCTGTCCCTTTAGCTGTCAGTTCTGTCTCTCTTCCATAGAGGTTGGAGTTCGCTACTTTGATATCGAGCAAATGAAAAAGGAAATCCTTTTTCTAATAGCTAATGGTGCAAAGCTCATTAAATTTGTCGATCGCACATTCAATATCAAACGGGACTATGCGTTAGAAATGTTTCAGTTCCTCATTGATCATCATCAGGGCTGTGTGTTTCAATTTGAAATTACGGCAGATATTATGCGACCTGAGGTCATTGAATTTCTGAATGAACATGCACCTGAAGGGATTTTCCGCTTTGAAATTGGTGTTCAATCCACGAATGACTTTACAAACGAACTGGTTAAGAGAAAGCAGAACTTCTCTAAGCTTTCCAGAACCGTGACGCTTGTTCGCGAAGGAAAAAAAATTACTCAGCATCTTGATCTCATTGCTGGATTACCAGAGGAAGACTATGATTCCTTTAAAAAGACGTTTAACGATGTCTATGATCTAGAGCCAGAGGAGCTACAATTAGGCTTTTTAAAAATGCTACGAGGAACTGGTGTACGCTTGCAGGCTGAAAAGCATGATTATGTATTTATGGATCATGCACCGTACGAAATTTTATCTAATAACGTTCTTTCTTTTTCCGACATGGTACGAATTAAGCAGGTAGAAGATATTCTAGAGAAATATTGGAACGCTCATCGAATGGATCAAACGATCAAGTATCTGACTTCATATACTTTTCCAACCCCTTTTGATTTCTTTCAGCAATTTGGAACGTATTGGGAGGAACAAGGCTGGTCAAAAATCGGGCACCAACTGGAAGACTTATTCCAAAGACTGCATCAGTTTTTAGTGGAGCAGTCCGTTCAAGATATAGAGATTATTGAATCATTGATGAAATATGATTTCTTTATTCACCATAAGTATAAGCCTAGAAAAGTTTGGTGGAATAGTAGCTTAGACAAGAGTGAGAGAGCTAAGCTTCTGCACGCTGTAAGTGAATCCCCTACCCTTATCTCAGAATCATTTGCTCAATTAGGTTTACGTGAGCAGGAGCTGCATAAGCATGTGATGCTGGATCGAGTCGTCTTTGATCTCGACACCTATTTTGATACAGGAGTTGTACTAAGAAAGCCTACCTACCTGTTTGTGTACTTTGATCCTACAGAGACAAAAGCTCTTCCTTTTACTTCTTCTCAAATGATCTAG
- a CDS encoding histidine phosphatase family protein — protein sequence MNTVYVVRHGETDWNKAGKYQGIEDIELNQEGEKQAHQLGRSLKGEHFDLIVSSHLQRAYKTALIIGEYVGIHKVQVVDGVHERDFGDASGLTKEERKERYPDQVIPGMEPWETFQERVVQGLVNVMNTYTNKKVIMVSHGGTINAILHKFSNGEIGTGVTKLNNTCVNILHFSNNQWQIEKFNCIKHLEIG from the coding sequence ATGAACACCGTATATGTGGTTCGACACGGTGAAACAGATTGGAACAAAGCAGGGAAATATCAAGGGATTGAAGATATAGAGCTGAATCAAGAAGGAGAGAAGCAAGCTCATCAATTAGGTCGGTCTTTAAAGGGAGAGCACTTTGATCTTATTGTTTCTAGTCATTTACAGCGAGCCTATAAAACGGCGTTAATTATTGGTGAATATGTCGGCATTCACAAAGTACAAGTGGTAGATGGGGTTCATGAGCGAGATTTTGGTGACGCTTCTGGATTAACCAAGGAGGAGCGCAAAGAGCGTTATCCAGATCAAGTGATTCCTGGCATGGAGCCATGGGAAACCTTTCAAGAACGGGTTGTACAGGGGCTTGTTAACGTTATGAATACGTATACCAATAAGAAAGTTATTATGGTTTCACATGGAGGCACAATTAACGCTATCTTACACAAGTTTTCAAACGGTGAGATTGGTACAGGAGTGACAAAGCTTAATAATACTTGTGTGAATATCCTTCATTTTAGTAACAATCAATGGCAGATAGAAAAGTTTAACTGTATTAAACACTTAGAAATAGGGTAG
- a CDS encoding ABC transporter ATP-binding protein has protein sequence MKAIECRGLTKKYGTQTALDDLSFVIEKNKFYGLLGRNGAGKTTLLHILNGELSQSSGTILVDGEAPYENRNALQKVCFIKEGQSFKKVARVEDVCLVASIFYPNWDQDFAEELLETFNLNLKKSVKELSKGMESALGVTVGLASRAPITIFDEPYIGMDAVARQKFYDLLLEEYTECPRTFILSTHLIDEVSKLFEEVIMIDQGKLLLHKNVEQLREEAFYLSGEIKAVESIGANKKIISKEIFGQSNTLGVYGRLSDEERKKAIQLNVSIEHMPLQKLMIYLTSLKEKEKHKDAKH, from the coding sequence ATGAAGGCAATTGAGTGTAGGGGATTAACAAAAAAGTATGGCACACAGACAGCTTTGGATGATCTCAGCTTTGTCATAGAGAAAAATAAATTTTATGGCTTGCTTGGACGAAACGGTGCGGGTAAGACTACTCTTCTTCACATCTTGAATGGTGAATTGTCACAGTCATCAGGAACTATTTTAGTTGATGGAGAAGCTCCCTATGAAAATAGAAATGCTCTGCAAAAGGTTTGCTTTATCAAGGAAGGTCAGAGCTTCAAAAAAGTTGCGAGGGTAGAAGACGTTTGCCTAGTGGCCTCAATCTTCTATCCGAATTGGGATCAGGATTTTGCGGAGGAGCTACTTGAAACGTTTAATTTAAATCTCAAAAAGTCTGTTAAAGAGCTATCTAAAGGAATGGAGTCGGCACTTGGTGTAACGGTTGGTTTAGCAAGTAGAGCACCGATCACGATATTTGACGAACCATATATTGGGATGGATGCCGTAGCTAGACAAAAGTTCTACGATTTACTCCTTGAGGAGTATACCGAGTGCCCACGAACATTTATTCTTTCCACTCATTTAATTGATGAGGTAAGTAAGCTGTTCGAGGAAGTGATTATGATTGATCAAGGCAAGCTATTGCTTCATAAAAATGTTGAGCAACTAAGGGAAGAGGCATTTTATTTAAGTGGAGAGATAAAAGCAGTGGAGAGCATTGGAGCAAATAAGAAAATCATTTCTAAGGAGATCTTTGGTCAATCAAATACATTAGGCGTTTATGGTCGTTTATCGGATGAGGAAAGAAAGAAAGCCATACAGCTTAATGTATCCATTGAACATATGCCATTACAAAAATTAATGATTTACTTAACATCGTTAAAGGAGAAGGAGAAACATAAGGATGCAAAACATTAA
- a CDS encoding ABC transporter substrate-binding protein — MVKFLKERKAVTISLCITLIMLLLVACGSNEEENLQETNAPSNMVTPGNSSETEESEEGASDEPGKSGFRSFDTIKGAVDIPENPLRIVTDYYGGELLSVGANVIGVESSTFKNPFLKDLLVNIEDVGVPINVEKTLELEPDLIVVMYDDHYEELSKIAPTLHIPYGTTTNIYETVEFFGELVGSPEIAQAFIDDFNQVAAEGRDKLQGIIPEDATFGLYELTDMGDLWIFGDNAGRGGQAVYNGLQYSMPHQHTDGEQTLQLSMEVLPEYAADYMFLTAYDPENKGEALEELQASMVWSGLDAIQNNTLFINDFDTFYRYDPIAIKGQIDLIVNMLIARHEENKN; from the coding sequence ATGGTTAAATTTTTGAAAGAAAGAAAAGCAGTCACTATTTCGTTATGTATAACTTTAATCATGCTACTTTTGGTAGCTTGTGGCTCTAACGAAGAGGAGAATCTTCAAGAAACGAATGCTCCTTCGAATATGGTAACGCCAGGGAATTCTAGTGAAACAGAAGAGTCGGAGGAAGGAGCGAGTGATGAGCCTGGAAAATCTGGATTTCGTAGCTTTGATACGATAAAAGGGGCTGTTGATATTCCTGAGAACCCTTTACGAATCGTAACCGATTACTATGGTGGTGAGTTATTATCTGTAGGAGCTAACGTCATAGGAGTTGAGTCCAGTACGTTTAAAAATCCTTTTTTAAAGGATCTCCTTGTGAATATTGAAGATGTTGGTGTACCGATTAATGTAGAGAAAACCTTAGAGCTTGAGCCTGACTTAATTGTTGTGATGTATGATGATCATTATGAGGAGTTAAGCAAAATTGCACCAACCCTACACATCCCTTATGGGACCACGACAAACATCTATGAAACGGTTGAGTTTTTTGGAGAGCTTGTAGGGAGTCCAGAAATCGCACAGGCGTTTATCGATGATTTTAATCAGGTGGCCGCTGAAGGGAGAGACAAATTGCAAGGTATTATCCCTGAGGATGCTACGTTTGGTCTTTATGAGCTAACGGATATGGGGGATCTATGGATCTTTGGAGATAATGCTGGAAGAGGTGGTCAAGCGGTATACAATGGACTCCAATATTCCATGCCACACCAACATACTGATGGGGAGCAAACACTGCAGCTTTCAATGGAGGTCCTTCCTGAGTATGCCGCAGATTATATGTTTCTGACAGCGTATGATCCTGAAAATAAAGGTGAAGCCTTGGAAGAGCTACAGGCTTCAATGGTGTGGAGCGGGCTGGATGCCATTCAAAATAATACATTGTTCATCAATGATTTTGATACGTTCTATCGTTATGATCCTATAGCAATAAAGGGACAAATCGATCTAATCGTCAACATGCTAATAGCTCGACATGAGGAGAACAAAAACTAA